The following DNA comes from Methanomassiliicoccales archaeon.
GGGGATGCCATCATTCCCGTTCTGAAAACGCGAACCGATGACCATGTCCGCTTTGCCTTGAAGCACTGGCCCAGCCAGATTGGGAATCTCTACTGGGTCCAACTGCATGTCCCCGTCGATGGTGACCACGCAATCAGGTTCCAATTCAAGACATCTTAAAAAGCCCACCACCAAGGCTTTTGCCTTGCCTCTGTTCTTGGGCATTGGAATTACCTCTGCGCCTGCCAGCTGGGCCACGAGACTGGTTCGGTCGGTAGAACCGTCATCCACTACGATCACATGCTCCGCGAATCGCCGGCTGAGAGTCACCACTGTGGCGATGGCTATCTCCTCATTGAAGGCCGGTATCAGGACCACTATCTTGGGCATGCTTTTTGAGTGTAGCCGTCCCCTTTGATTAAATGGTATCGCTTGAATTCTTGTTGTCGTTAGATTATGGTAAAAGGTTGTAACCGAAAGGAATGAAGGAGAAAAGGAAGAAATTCAGCATACCGTGCATCAAAGCGACCAACCCCAAGCTGCCGGTCCTTTCGTAAGCGTAACCCAGTGTTAGACCGACGCCGAATACGAAGAACAGGTAGATTATGCTTTGATAGCCAGAGTGCATGACGGCGAAAAGCAGGGCGGACAGGATTATCGCTACCAACCTACCGTATTCCGGCGCCACGGCGCTCTGGAACAGGGCACGGAAGATCAGCTCCTCACCGAAACCCACGAACACCACCATGATCAGGAGGAGGAACGAAAGGTCTCTGAATCCCAGGTCCGGCACCAGCGCTTCGTTGCCCAGTACCAAGAACTCCATGTTTGACAACAGAAAACCGAAGATGATGGCATAGAGGAGGTATTCCCATCTCCATTGCACATTTGGACGCAGCCCATGACCGTTGAGGAATCGAACCAGATTTCGCGGATGAAATCTTCCCGCGTCAACTACGCACTGCCTCCATATGATGTAGCCAGCCAGTATGATCGGTCCATAGATGAACGGCAACCAATATAGTGTCCAGGTGAAAAATATGGGCATGCCGACGTTCAACACCCTCAGCAATGATATGAGGGCGAACGCCTGGTAAAGCATCATGCGTTTTTCCACCCAGATCGGGAGCAGAATGCATAGGAATATGTTCAAAGCATGCAGGCTCAGGCTGGCTTCTATTTGAGAGGTGAAAAGAAAGGCCTCCGCCAAGGCTATAAGTAATATTGGGAACAAAAGTCCAGCCTTGTACCGCATCCATCGGTCAATGAGTGCGGATATTTATGAACTATCGTCTGGTCGTGAGAGAAAAAAATAAAAAAAGGAGGACTGTCTACCATGATTTGGACGTTTAGGCCCTTACGAAAATTATGTTGCCGTGAACGATTACGTAGTTAGGATTTCCGAACTTTTTCTTCATTGATATCACCTCTTTAGTGAGTTCTTACCGTTATAATCTCATTTGAGCGATATTTGAAATAATATTTAAGCATTACTTTTATACTAAGACGTTAAAAAATGATTTTAGTGGTGAACATGACCGAAATAGACGTCGAACAATTGAAGGTACTGTCGGACCCCAATCGGCTGGCCATCCTCTCGCTGCTAACGATGCGAGAATTGACCACCACCATGGTATCTAATCTGCTGGGACTTAGCGTGCAGAACTCTCAATATC
Coding sequences within:
- a CDS encoding type II CAAX endopeptidase family protein gives rise to the protein MRYKAGLLFPILLIALAEAFLFTSQIEASLSLHALNIFLCILLPIWVEKRMMLYQAFALISLLRVLNVGMPIFFTWTLYWLPFIYGPIILAGYIIWRQCVVDAGRFHPRNLVRFLNGHGLRPNVQWRWEYLLYAIIFGFLLSNMEFLVLGNEALVPDLGFRDLSFLLLIMVVFVGFGEELIFRALFQSAVAPEYGRLVAIILSALLFAVMHSGYQSIIYLFFVFGVGLTLGYAYERTGSLGLVALMHGMLNFFLFSFIPFGYNLLP